The Planococcus versutus genome contains a region encoding:
- the ispD gene encoding 2-C-methyl-D-erythritol 4-phosphate cytidylyltransferase, with the protein MNYTVVLPAAGSGKRMKADKNKLLLELFGKPIFLYTLEVFQQDPNCDAIWLAVKEQERDLIESYVKSYQLTKVQGYATGGTERQDSVRACLEAIPSCGVVLVHDAARPFIDTAVIANLVKTANTSGAAIAAVPVKDTIKKAEKGIISETIDRNQLWMIQTPQAFRYSLILKAAQAAYQDEFIGTDEAMLVERLHHPVAIVESTYENIKMTTPDDLIYGKAILESRLQEEQK; encoded by the coding sequence CTTGCCTGCTGCTGGCAGTGGGAAACGAATGAAAGCTGATAAAAATAAATTATTACTCGAACTTTTTGGTAAGCCTATCTTTCTTTATACACTGGAAGTTTTTCAACAAGATCCTAACTGTGATGCGATTTGGTTGGCAGTTAAAGAGCAAGAACGCGATTTAATTGAAAGCTACGTAAAATCTTATCAGTTAACAAAAGTACAAGGCTACGCTACGGGAGGAACAGAGCGACAAGATAGTGTGAGAGCTTGTCTTGAAGCGATTCCATCTTGTGGCGTTGTTTTAGTTCATGACGCTGCACGACCTTTTATCGACACCGCAGTGATTGCAAATTTAGTGAAGACAGCAAACACATCTGGTGCAGCGATAGCAGCTGTTCCTGTCAAAGACACCATTAAAAAGGCAGAAAAGGGAATCATCTCGGAAACGATAGATCGCAATCAATTATGGATGATTCAAACGCCACAAGCATTTCGTTATTCGCTAATTTTAAAAGCAGCTCAAGCAGCCTATCAAGACGAATTTATAGGAACAGATGAAGCGATGCTTGTTGAACGTTTGCATCATCCTGTGGCAATTGTTGAAAGTACATATGAAAATATTAAAATGACGACGCCAGATGACTTGATTTACGGGAAAGCTATTTTGGAAAGTCGCTTACAGGAGGAACAAAAATGA
- the ispF gene encoding 2-C-methyl-D-erythritol 2,4-cyclodiphosphate synthase, with translation MIRIGQGYDVHQLTKGRPFILGGIEIEHDRGLLGHSDADVLLHTITDAALGAIGRGDIGKHFPDTDPEFKDADSRKLLTHIWAYVKEQGYELGNIDCTVIAQKPKLAPYIEKMRESIANLLEADISQVNVKATTSEHLGFVGREEGIAALAVILLTKHPVSLDLPE, from the coding sequence ATGATTCGAATTGGACAAGGTTATGACGTGCATCAATTAACAAAAGGCCGCCCGTTTATTTTAGGCGGTATTGAAATTGAACATGATCGAGGATTGCTTGGTCACTCAGATGCAGATGTGTTATTGCATACCATTACTGATGCCGCGCTTGGCGCAATTGGTAGAGGCGATATCGGCAAGCATTTTCCTGATACCGATCCGGAATTTAAAGATGCTGATTCTCGTAAATTGTTAACACATATTTGGGCATACGTAAAAGAACAAGGCTACGAGCTTGGGAATATCGATTGTACCGTTATTGCGCAAAAGCCGAAATTGGCTCCTTATATTGAGAAAATGCGCGAATCGATTGCTAATTTACTTGAAGCCGATATTTCACAAGTTAATGTTAAAGCAACAACTTCAGAACATCTTGGATTTGTTGGGCGCGAAGAAGGAATTGCAGCGCTTGCTGTGATTTTGTTAACAAAACACCCAGTTTCTCTTGACCTACCAGAGTGA